One genomic segment of Rivularia sp. PCC 7116 includes these proteins:
- a CDS encoding DUF1611 domain-containing protein, which translates to MSIARKTALVYCENQFGLMDGKTAGGLVRHSEIYHIVGVIDSSLAGKDAGEELDNQKNYIPIFANLQSALDRLPDVPDCYIYGKAPLDATIPAEERALILEAMTKGMDIINGLHQFFSDDSEFIEMAANCEIEIKDIRKPPKLKDLHVFTGQISKVNIPVIAVLGTDCACGKMTTAVELNKALNHLGIKSVLVATGQTSLMQGARYGVSIDALVSQFVIGEIENAVLQAFERESPDIILVEGQSAVSHPAFMSSVGILKGSMPDGIILQHPPGRKFRCDFPQLPMPTIESEILLIEAISQSQVIAIALSHENMTETEIKKTIEGYENRLQLPTTDVLTCGCKKLVRTLGNRFPSLDRQNKLNSQIIPLLTTK; encoded by the coding sequence ATGTCGATTGCAAGAAAAACAGCTTTAGTTTACTGTGAAAATCAATTTGGCTTAATGGATGGCAAAACTGCAGGCGGTTTAGTTCGGCATTCAGAAATTTATCATATTGTCGGCGTAATCGATAGTTCATTGGCTGGTAAGGATGCTGGAGAAGAATTAGATAATCAAAAAAACTATATTCCCATTTTTGCTAACTTACAGTCAGCTTTAGATCGATTACCAGACGTTCCCGATTGCTATATCTACGGTAAAGCTCCTTTAGATGCGACCATACCCGCCGAAGAGAGAGCTTTAATCTTGGAAGCAATGACCAAAGGAATGGATATAATTAATGGTCTGCATCAGTTCTTTTCTGATGATTCCGAGTTTATCGAGATGGCTGCCAACTGTGAGATTGAAATTAAAGACATTAGAAAACCTCCGAAATTAAAAGACCTCCATGTATTTACGGGACAAATTTCTAAAGTCAATATTCCTGTAATTGCTGTCTTGGGTACCGATTGCGCTTGCGGAAAAATGACTACCGCAGTGGAATTAAACAAAGCTTTAAATCATTTGGGCATCAAGTCGGTACTGGTAGCGACGGGTCAAACTAGCTTGATGCAAGGGGCAAGGTATGGTGTATCTATCGACGCGCTAGTGTCCCAATTTGTGATTGGGGAGATAGAAAATGCCGTTCTCCAAGCCTTTGAACGAGAAAGTCCCGATATTATTTTAGTAGAAGGACAAAGTGCAGTGTCTCACCCGGCTTTTATGAGTTCTGTAGGCATTTTAAAAGGAAGTATGCCCGATGGAATTATTTTGCAACATCCTCCTGGGAGGAAGTTTCGCTGCGATTTTCCCCAGCTACCCATGCCTACAATTGAAAGTGAAATTCTTTTGATTGAAGCAATTTCTCAATCTCAGGTAATTGCGATCGCCTTAAGCCATGAAAATATGACAGAAACAGAAATTAAGAAAACTATCGAAGGCTATGAAAATCGTCTTCAATTACCAACTACAGATGTATTAACCTGTGGCTGTAAAAAACTAGTTCGTACTTTAGGTAATCGTTTTCCAAGTCTCGATCGTCAAAACAAACTAAATTCTCAGATAATTCCTTTATTAACGACAAAGTAA
- a CDS encoding response regulator: MDNQNDLFAINLPTLEGLRVLVVDNHVDCCDFMEFLLMPCGVEVRKAFLAHQALKIFLEWQPDILVTNIALPEVNGFALAQQTRTIAVERRQELLIVAVTAYTSEGMRQYALSSGFDLWFNKPLDIYLFIDALATIVQRTLSKVHNIAI, from the coding sequence ATGGATAATCAGAACGATCTATTTGCGATTAATCTTCCAACCCTTGAAGGGCTGCGAGTGCTTGTTGTAGACAACCATGTTGATTGCTGCGATTTTATGGAGTTTCTGCTAATGCCCTGTGGTGTAGAAGTAAGAAAAGCATTTTTAGCCCACCAAGCTCTAAAAATATTTTTAGAATGGCAACCAGATATCCTCGTAACTAATATTGCCTTGCCAGAGGTAAATGGTTTTGCCCTAGCTCAACAAACAAGAACAATTGCAGTAGAACGAAGGCAAGAATTATTGATCGTTGCTGTGACAGCTTACACCAGTGAAGGGATGCGTCAATATGCTCTTTCAAGCGGGTTCGATTTGTGGTTCAACAAACCTTTAGATATCTACCTTTTTATTGATGCGCTTGCCACTATCGTTCAAAGGACTTTGAGTAAAGTCCATAACATAGCTATCTAA
- a CDS encoding rhodanese-like domain-containing protein: protein MNKSTRNKRKIMTIFSNFIPIPPAIQNKSSVGDLKKRLDWGEPALNIVDARPRKLFNVIHIRGSIPIPMDEFSDPTLDSLELSRDIYIYAQTDEQTAVAASKLRQAGYQNVSELIGGLTAWEKAKYPIEGWWSMPVKQV, encoded by the coding sequence ATGAATAAGTCAACACGCAATAAAAGGAAAATCATGACTATATTTTCTAACTTTATTCCCATTCCCCCAGCAATTCAGAATAAGTCCAGCGTTGGAGACCTGAAAAAACGTCTTGATTGGGGTGAACCAGCCTTAAATATCGTTGATGCAAGACCTAGAAAGCTTTTCAATGTTATTCATATCAGGGGATCTATTCCTATACCAATGGACGAGTTTTCCGACCCTACTCTTGACAGCCTCGAATTGAGCCGCGACATTTATATTTATGCACAGACAGATGAACAAACCGCTGTAGCAGCAAGCAAACTGCGCCAAGCTGGTTATCAAAATGTTTCTGAGCTAATCGGTGGTTTAACTGCTTGGGAAAAGGCTAAATATCCAATTGAAGGTTGGTGGTCTATGCCTGTAAAACAAGTCTAA
- a CDS encoding NblA/ycf18 family protein, protein MNQPIELSLEQEFQLKSFASQVQRMSREQAQKFLIILHNHMMIQEITYRNLLMHEWNLDSGKAK, encoded by the coding sequence ATGAATCAACCAATCGAATTATCTTTAGAGCAAGAATTTCAACTCAAAAGCTTTGCCTCGCAAGTACAGCGTATGTCTCGCGAACAAGCTCAAAAGTTCTTAATCATCTTGCATAATCACATGATGATTCAGGAAATAACGTACCGAAATCTTTTGATGCACGAATGGAATTTAGATTCAGGCAAAGCTAAATAA
- a CDS encoding NACHT domain-containing NTPase produces MSKRSLQASRTGVKQAKKAFTNKGWTQENLAGQVNLKTRQPVWRFFTGRPIERYTFIEICSVLDLNWREIAIDPPSELSELGEVSINIDALVKKVRSQCRDKIQQQCGTLQLLDTNRPVEIENIYIDVNILQEIASQQWLDISNLQNPTAEEFDRFGLGQISEKQIPGMRAVETHSKLRVLGKPGSGKTTFLQYLAIQCNQGNFAANLVPIFITLKDFADDSKEIGAFSLLNYISSNIFSESEQPATEILLREGRVLLLLDGLDEVLHQDNNEILKEIRKFSEKYPQNLFIVTCRTAAKAFNLKGFTDVEIAPFTQSQIVAFAQKWFSVFTRDNVIDIDMTVQFIEKLDLPENLPFRRLAVTPLFLHLACWVFHRQEEFPSKKAEFYKQCLDLLLGKWDQIRGIERDEFYHGFLLPQKLKLMSQIAAVTFEHGNYFFEQRAAEEYISDFIINLPNAPTEPEELQLDSEVVLKAIELQHGLLAERVRGIFSFSSLTFQEYFTARKIVASHNLQSLRALEGLVSHITEPRWREIFLLTTAMLRSADYLVQLMKQEIDALVAQDAYLQKFLTWASQKSLVIPQPTLVATRAFYLGLTQTPHVAPHFALACTLDQGIFLDALLDNLVLECVIDSTDFAHARACVHALSNALNIVLDVGLQQSLQQLKEELPDPDCNQTIFQSWWQINHLAWTERLKTAIYFHRNIQSHWHFSPEQQKVLEHYYDANKLLVDCLNSNCEVTVAVRQEIEAALLLPQKELEDREWDN; encoded by the coding sequence GTGTCAAAACGCTCGCTCCAGGCATCGCGAACAGGAGTAAAACAAGCCAAAAAAGCTTTTACCAATAAGGGTTGGACTCAAGAAAACCTGGCAGGGCAAGTGAATTTAAAAACTCGTCAGCCAGTTTGGAGATTTTTTACAGGTCGTCCGATAGAACGCTATACTTTTATAGAAATTTGCTCTGTCTTGGATCTAAATTGGCGAGAAATTGCGATAGATCCCCCTTCGGAGCTTTCCGAGTTAGGAGAAGTATCAATAAATATTGATGCCCTGGTAAAGAAAGTGCGATCGCAATGTCGAGATAAAATTCAACAACAGTGCGGTACTTTGCAGTTATTAGATACTAACCGTCCAGTTGAAATAGAAAATATTTATATAGATGTCAATATATTGCAGGAGATTGCCAGTCAACAGTGGTTAGATATTTCTAATTTGCAAAATCCTACTGCCGAAGAATTTGACCGTTTTGGGTTAGGGCAGATTTCTGAGAAACAAATACCAGGCATGAGGGCAGTTGAAACCCATTCTAAGCTTAGGGTATTAGGTAAGCCTGGGAGTGGTAAAACTACTTTTTTGCAATATCTCGCCATTCAATGCAACCAAGGTAACTTTGCTGCTAATCTAGTTCCGATTTTTATTACCTTAAAGGATTTTGCTGACGACTCAAAAGAGATCGGGGCGTTCAGCTTATTAAACTACATTAGTTCAAATATTTTCAGCGAGTCAGAACAGCCTGCGACCGAAATCCTACTGCGTGAGGGAAGAGTATTACTGTTATTGGATGGACTCGATGAAGTGCTGCATCAAGACAACAACGAAATCTTGAAGGAAATTCGCAAATTTTCTGAGAAATATCCTCAGAATTTGTTTATCGTTACCTGCCGAACTGCTGCCAAAGCATTTAATCTCAAAGGCTTTACCGATGTCGAAATCGCTCCCTTTACTCAATCGCAAATTGTAGCCTTTGCTCAGAAGTGGTTCTCCGTATTTACTAGAGACAATGTAATAGACATAGATATGACAGTTCAGTTCATCGAAAAACTGGATTTACCCGAAAACTTGCCATTTCGGCGACTCGCAGTGACACCCTTGTTTCTACATCTTGCTTGCTGGGTATTCCATCGGCAAGAAGAATTTCCCTCTAAGAAAGCCGAATTCTATAAGCAATGTCTAGACCTTCTTTTAGGAAAATGGGATCAAATTAGAGGCATTGAACGGGATGAATTTTATCATGGGTTTTTATTACCACAAAAGCTCAAACTGATGAGTCAGATTGCTGCCGTAACATTTGAACATGGGAATTATTTTTTTGAACAACGAGCCGCAGAAGAGTACATCAGCGATTTTATCATCAATTTACCAAATGCTCCTACCGAGCCGGAAGAATTACAACTCGATAGCGAAGTGGTGCTAAAAGCAATTGAGTTGCAACACGGACTATTAGCGGAACGAGTACGGGGAATTTTCTCTTTTTCCTCTTTAACATTTCAAGAATACTTCACTGCCCGAAAAATCGTTGCCAGTCATAATTTACAGTCATTACGAGCCTTAGAAGGTTTAGTTAGTCACATCACCGAACCACGATGGCGCGAAATCTTTTTGTTGACTACTGCTATGTTGCGGAGTGCAGACTACCTCGTACAATTGATGAAGCAAGAAATCGATGCCCTAGTCGCCCAAGATGCTTATCTCCAAAAGTTTTTAACCTGGGCAAGTCAAAAATCTCTGGTTATACCCCAACCTACTTTAGTTGCAACTCGTGCTTTTTATCTTGGTCTTACGCAAACTCCTCATGTTGCTCCTCACTTCGCTCTTGCTTGTACTCTGGATCAAGGTATTTTTCTCGATGCGTTATTAGATAACCTGGTGTTGGAATGCGTTATTGACTCCACCGATTTTGCTCATGCTCGTGCTTGTGTCCATGCCCTCAGCAATGCCCTGAATATTGTACTTGATGTTGGGTTACAGCAATCCTTGCAACAACTCAAAGAAGAACTCCCCGATCCAGATTGCAATCAAACAATATTTCAGTCATGGTGGCAAATCAACCATCTTGCTTGGACTGAGCGTTTAAAAACGGCAATTTACTTTCATCGCAATATACAGTCTCACTGGCACTTTAGCCCCGAACAGCAGAAAGTTCTAGAACACTATTATGATGCGAATAAGTTGCTGGTTGATTGCCTTAATAGTAACTGTGAAGTAACAGTTGCAGTGCGTCAAGAGATTGAAGCTGCCTTATTATTGCCCCAGAAAGAACTTGAAGATAGGGAATGGGATAATTAA
- a CDS encoding DUF3134 family protein, whose protein sequence is MRIHKKYKNHPALHQAPISEPALITPPRESESVLQWIESSGRFKSHESDKYLSDKPTNEIEELLDQEEELDEE, encoded by the coding sequence ATGAGAATACATAAGAAATATAAAAACCACCCTGCGCTTCATCAAGCACCAATAAGCGAACCAGCATTGATTACCCCTCCAAGGGAAAGTGAATCTGTTCTCCAATGGATAGAAAGTAGTGGTCGATTTAAATCCCATGAATCCGATAAGTACCTTTCGGATAAGCCAACAAATGAAATTGAAGAGCTTCTAGATCAAGAGGAAGAATTAGACGAAGAATAA
- a CDS encoding cytochrome P450 gives MQEITLQIILEVVFGLQKGKLYQELRNFSDLLGNLFESPLS, from the coding sequence ATGCAAGAAATTACCCTTCAAATCATTTTAGAAGTGGTATTTGGTTTACAGAAAGGAAAACTATATCAAGAACTCAGAAATTTTAGCGACTTGCTGGGCAATTTATTTGAATCTCCCTTAAGCTAA
- a CDS encoding alanine/ornithine racemase family PLP-dependent enzyme: protein MPRIEISLSKIQHNARILCELYGQQDISLMGVSKAVLGEPLIAEAMIRGGVKYIADSRLENIQRMKIARVSATFVLLRTALSQAESVVEDVDISLNTETETIKELNYYAKKHNKIHQIILMVEMGDLREGILPRDVFSFIKKVLCLPHIKIMGLGCNLACYGGIKPDNQKMRQLSSLTEAMEKEFQINLPIISGGNSANYEWYKSAPEVGRINNLRIGESILLGRETAHSKTIPTLNTNTFKLIAEVIESKSKPSLPYGEIGRNAFGNVPVFINRGIHTRAIVALGKQDTLISGLSCDLEILGSSSDHVVLDSKNFCLKVGMGVNFNLDYGSLLAAMTSPFIKKQFI, encoded by the coding sequence ATGCCAAGAATCGAAATTTCCCTATCCAAAATACAGCATAACGCTCGAATATTATGCGAACTTTACGGACAACAGGATATTTCTTTAATGGGAGTCTCCAAAGCAGTATTAGGAGAGCCTTTAATTGCAGAAGCTATGATTCGAGGAGGTGTAAAGTATATTGCTGACTCTCGTTTGGAAAACATTCAAAGGATGAAGATTGCCAGAGTATCGGCGACTTTTGTTTTACTCCGCACCGCTTTAAGTCAAGCAGAATCTGTCGTTGAAGATGTAGACATTAGCCTCAACACGGAAACCGAAACAATTAAAGAGCTTAATTATTATGCAAAGAAGCATAATAAAATCCATCAAATAATTTTAATGGTAGAAATGGGTGATTTGAGAGAAGGAATACTTCCCCGTGACGTTTTCTCATTCATTAAAAAAGTTCTTTGCTTACCTCACATCAAAATAATGGGACTAGGCTGTAATTTGGCTTGCTATGGGGGAATCAAGCCTGACAACCAGAAAATGCGTCAACTATCGTCATTAACCGAAGCGATGGAAAAAGAATTTCAAATTAATCTACCCATAATTTCTGGGGGAAATTCTGCCAACTATGAATGGTACAAATCTGCACCGGAAGTGGGACGAATTAATAACCTGCGTATCGGAGAATCAATTCTTTTAGGACGTGAAACCGCACACAGCAAAACCATACCAACATTAAATACCAACACTTTTAAATTGATTGCGGAAGTTATCGAGTCAAAATCAAAGCCCTCTCTACCCTATGGGGAAATCGGTCGAAATGCTTTTGGTAACGTTCCGGTCTTTATAAATCGCGGTATCCATACTAGAGCAATTGTTGCTCTGGGAAAGCAGGATACTCTTATATCTGGCTTAAGTTGCGATTTGGAAATACTTGGCTCTAGTAGCGATCATGTTGTCCTCGACAGTAAAAACTTTTGTTTAAAAGTTGGAATGGGAGTCAATTTCAACTTAGATTACGGCAGTCTTCTAGCAGCAATGACTTCTCCTTTTATTAAAAAGCAATTTATTTAA
- a CDS encoding RNA-binding protein gives MSIYVGNLSYEVSQEGLNEVFAEYGTVKRVQIPTDRETGRVRGFAFVEMESEADEEKAIEALDGAEWMERTLKVNKAMPRENRSSSGGGRRNNRF, from the coding sequence ATGTCGATTTATGTTGGTAATTTATCTTACGAAGTTAGCCAAGAAGGCTTAAACGAAGTCTTTGCCGAGTATGGAACTGTTAAACGGGTTCAGATTCCCACCGATCGCGAAACAGGTCGCGTCCGAGGATTTGCTTTTGTAGAAATGGAATCCGAAGCCGACGAAGAAAAAGCAATTGAAGCTTTAGACGGAGCAGAATGGATGGAACGAACTCTAAAAGTTAACAAGGCTATGCCTCGTGAAAACAGAAGTTCATCTGGTGGTGGTCGTAGAAACAACCGTTTCTAA
- the psb34 gene encoding photosystem II assembly protein Psb34 encodes MSKQNISSSITLKDKVVAHRISDGSELIPAEIQANTSFDNNRLPNTPLSSGYTVNDEGIIDNYATEADISLTDYPSPKQQKHYIFLGAGAMLLVTTTLLIAFAAS; translated from the coding sequence ATGAGCAAACAAAATATATCCAGTAGCATCACCCTTAAAGATAAGGTAGTAGCGCATCGTATTAGTGATGGAAGTGAGCTAATCCCTGCTGAGATACAGGCAAATACAAGCTTTGATAACAATCGATTACCTAATACACCTCTTTCAAGTGGTTACACCGTTAATGATGAGGGAATCATTGATAACTATGCAACCGAAGCCGATATATCTTTAACAGACTATCCATCACCAAAACAGCAAAAACATTATATCTTCTTGGGAGCAGGAGCTATGCTACTTGTTACCACCACATTACTAATTGCATTTGCAGCCAGCTAG
- a CDS encoding pentapeptide repeat-containing protein, which yields MNAQEILNRYAAGQRDFSHVSLIQVCLTNANLIGAHLNGAHLIKANLRGTNLTKAHLSQAKLNQSNLSDAQIVQACLIDAEMIDSDLSGADLREADLSGADLRGANLGGSDLRGSNLRETNLQGADLRGADLTGVNLQETKLEGAYLKGAYLDELVVRHL from the coding sequence ATGAATGCTCAAGAAATTTTAAATCGATATGCAGCAGGACAAAGAGATTTTAGTCATGTAAGTCTTATTCAAGTATGTTTAACCAACGCTAATTTAATTGGAGCACATTTAAATGGAGCGCACTTAATTAAAGCTAATCTACGAGGAACAAATTTAACCAAAGCTCATTTGAGTCAAGCAAAGCTGAATCAATCGAATCTGAGTGATGCACAAATAGTTCAAGCATGTTTGATTGATGCCGAAATGATAGACTCGGATCTCAGTGGAGCCGATCTCAGAGAAGCTGACTTGAGTGGAGCAGACTTACGGGGTGCTAATTTAGGAGGATCTGACCTACGAGGATCAAATTTGCGGGAGACTAATTTACAAGGTGCTGACCTGCGAGGGGCTGACTTAACGGGAGTTAATCTGCAAGAAACCAAGTTGGAGGGAGCTTATTTGAAGGGAGCTTATTTAGATGAGTTAGTGGTACGTCACTTGTAA
- a CDS encoding pentapeptide repeat-containing protein, with amino-acid sequence MNAEELQRRYDAGERDFAAVSLVKAKLIGANLVGVNLFAADLTNANLAKAKLWGADLGGANLANANLVRANLSGANLKDANLRGARLKYIKIYGANLDRACYDKSTRFTPNFDPVSHNMQKF; translated from the coding sequence ATGAATGCTGAAGAATTACAGCGACGTTACGATGCTGGGGAAAGAGATTTTGCAGCAGTCAGTTTAGTCAAAGCTAAACTGATAGGAGCCAATTTAGTTGGTGTCAATTTGTTTGCTGCCGATTTAACTAACGCTAATTTAGCCAAAGCTAAATTATGGGGAGCTGATTTAGGAGGAGCTAATTTAGCTAATGCTAATTTGGTACGAGCTAATTTAAGCGGTGCAAATCTTAAAGATGCCAATCTCCGGGGGGCTAGGCTCAAGTATATTAAAATTTACGGAGCCAATCTTGATAGAGCTTGCTACGATAAAAGCACTCGGTTTACTCCGAATTTTGACCCCGTTAGTCATAATATGCAAAAGTTTTAA
- a CDS encoding phycobilisome protein, with amino-acid sequence MSVITKIIINADADIRYLTPGELEEINLFIKSSDRRLKIVKTLTTSRDRIVKEAASQLFQRSPNLVSPGGNAYGKEMTATCLRDMDYYLRLISYSIAAGDSAPIQEIGIVGVRQMYQSLGTPIESVAKSVRAMKEIATSILSLEDVTEVGMYFDYLAAALD; translated from the coding sequence ATGAGTGTTATTACCAAAATAATTATCAATGCAGATGCTGATATTCGCTATCTTACCCCTGGAGAACTTGAGGAAATCAATCTCTTTATTAAGAGCAGCGATCGCCGTCTCAAAATTGTAAAAACTTTAACGACTAGTCGCGATCGCATTGTTAAAGAAGCTGCAAGTCAACTATTTCAAAGAAGTCCAAACCTAGTTTCGCCAGGTGGTAATGCCTACGGCAAAGAGATGACTGCCACCTGCTTGCGAGATATGGACTATTACCTGCGGTTGATTTCCTACAGTATTGCTGCTGGAGATAGTGCCCCAATTCAAGAGATCGGAATCGTTGGTGTTCGCCAAATGTACCAATCCCTTGGCACCCCAATTGAGTCCGTTGCCAAAAGTGTCCGTGCTATGAAAGAAATCGCGACTTCGATTTTGTCTTTAGAAGATGTTACTGAAGTTGGTATGTATTTCGACTACTTAGCTGCTGCTCTCGATTAG
- a CDS encoding DUF3240 family protein, which yields MSSSFSQGMVVTIICEAVLQERLIKLLQALNVSGYTIIPAQGAGSHGKRMGDMAGYNTNIEVKTIVTPEISDQLLEKLKQFQGSHALIAFRQKVEGLFD from the coding sequence ATGTCTTCTTCTTTTAGTCAGGGTATGGTTGTTACTATCATCTGTGAAGCGGTTTTACAAGAGCGGTTGATAAAATTATTACAAGCATTAAATGTTTCTGGGTATACGATTATTCCGGCGCAGGGTGCGGGTAGTCACGGAAAACGTATGGGAGATATGGCTGGTTACAACACTAATATTGAAGTTAAAACTATCGTTACACCAGAGATATCCGACCAACTACTTGAAAAACTCAAACAGTTTCAGGGATCTCACGCATTAATAGCCTTTCGACAAAAAGTAGAAGGTTTATTTGATTAA
- a CDS encoding fasciclin domain-containing protein, which produces MADIVDTAVNAGSFNTLVAAVKAAGLVDTLKGKGPFTVFAPSDDAFAKLPDGTVDGLLQDIPKLKKILTYHVVSGKVMAADAAKLKSAKTVEGSEIKIDASNGVKINDATVSKADVTADNGVIHVIDTVLMPS; this is translated from the coding sequence ATGGCTGATATCGTAGATACCGCAGTTAATGCTGGTTCTTTCAATACTTTAGTTGCTGCTGTTAAGGCTGCTGGTTTGGTAGATACTCTCAAAGGTAAAGGTCCATTTACCGTATTTGCTCCTAGCGATGACGCATTTGCGAAGCTTCCTGATGGCACAGTAGATGGATTACTCCAGGATATTCCCAAACTGAAGAAAATCTTGACTTATCACGTTGTTTCAGGTAAAGTCATGGCGGCTGACGCGGCTAAGCTGAAATCAGCTAAAACAGTTGAAGGTTCAGAAATCAAAATTGACGCTAGTAATGGTGTCAAAATTAATGATGCTACAGTTTCAAAAGCTGATGTTACCGCTGATAACGGTGTTATTCATGTCATTGACACAGTTTTGATGCCTTCCTAA
- a CDS encoding orange carotenoid protein N-terminal domain-containing protein: protein MSMTIKSAQSIFSDTQVANVVPSTIEQFNRLNAENQLALIWFAYTKMGKTITIAAPGATSMVFAQKLLDQIKQMSPTEQTQAMCDLANHTDTSICRSYSSFTTNLKLGFWNQLAEWMEQGLVVPIPQAYKLSSEANAVLQAIENADPGQQITILRNIVLNMGFDSNSSDNSQKGRKPIAVPTKIADPIKTKIEGITNTAVVSYINNMNVNDFETAVNLFASNGALQPPFQKPIIGREAVLNYMLEECEGLKLMPEAGTIESIKDGYTSIKVIGKVETPWFGSSVGMNISWRFLLDPQDQIFFVAVDLLASPKELLNLVRQKVN, encoded by the coding sequence ATGTCTATGACTATCAAGTCTGCTCAGTCGATTTTTTCAGATACTCAAGTTGCAAATGTTGTTCCAAGTACAATTGAGCAATTCAATCGACTAAATGCTGAAAATCAACTGGCACTAATCTGGTTTGCCTATACAAAAATGGGTAAAACAATTACGATTGCTGCTCCTGGTGCAACCAGTATGGTCTTTGCTCAAAAACTGCTTGACCAGATTAAGCAGATGTCTCCTACAGAGCAAACACAAGCCATGTGCGATTTAGCAAACCACACTGACACTTCCATCTGCCGTTCTTATAGCTCTTTCACCACTAATCTAAAGTTGGGCTTCTGGAATCAGTTGGCAGAATGGATGGAACAGGGACTTGTTGTACCAATTCCCCAGGCTTACAAACTTTCTTCTGAGGCTAATGCCGTGCTTCAGGCAATTGAGAATGCCGATCCAGGACAGCAAATTACCATACTGCGTAATATTGTCCTTAATATGGGATTTGACTCCAATTCTTCTGATAATAGCCAAAAAGGTAGAAAACCTATAGCTGTCCCCACAAAGATAGCAGACCCAATCAAAACTAAGATTGAAGGCATAACTAATACCGCAGTGGTGAGTTACATCAACAATATGAATGTTAACGACTTTGAAACTGCTGTTAACTTATTTGCTTCTAATGGTGCTTTGCAACCGCCTTTTCAAAAACCAATTATTGGTCGCGAAGCCGTTCTTAACTATATGCTCGAAGAATGCGAGGGACTTAAATTGATGCCAGAAGCAGGCACTATTGAGTCAATAAAAGATGGGTATACCTCGATTAAAGTTATAGGCAAAGTAGAAACTCCTTGGTTTGGTTCTAGTGTCGGTATGAACATATCCTGGCGCTTTTTGCTCGATCCTCAAGACCAAATTTTCTTTGTAGCGGTTGATCTACTCGCATCACCAAAAGAACTACTCAACCTAGTTCGTCAAAAGGTAAATTAA